From the Butyrivibrio fibrisolvens genome, one window contains:
- a CDS encoding FAD:protein FMN transferase: MSNNTNTSKRDRKQRFFAIIAMIIIVAMLASLLLAGLTGCGYQAASSSDYVDRTSFYFDTVINVRIYDKQDESILDGCMELAAYYDNLLSASKEDSDIWKINNSAGAPVKVSPETISLLDTALYYAKLTDGAFNPALYSVISLWDFTSDDEKDHVVPGDADIQKALEHTDYNTIVVDKDNSIVTLTDPDVKIELGAIAKGFIADKLKEYLVQQGVRSAIINLGGNALLVGSKPDNTSFTVGVEKPFGNAGDYVTTVSTVDKSVVTSGVYERYFKIDDTIYHHILDPKTGYPVNNGLYSVTILSSNSVDGDALSTACFVLGPSKGMELIESLDSVEAAFVYSDYSITYSSGLTK; this comes from the coding sequence ATGTCAAATAACACAAACACTTCTAAGAGGGACCGCAAGCAGCGTTTCTTTGCTATTATCGCAATGATCATCATAGTAGCAATGCTTGCTTCTCTCCTTCTTGCAGGTCTGACAGGATGCGGCTATCAAGCCGCGTCCTCTTCGGACTATGTCGATAGGACTTCGTTTTATTTTGATACAGTCATAAATGTACGCATCTATGATAAGCAGGACGAAAGCATTCTCGACGGATGCATGGAACTTGCAGCATACTATGACAACCTTCTTTCGGCATCAAAAGAAGATTCTGATATATGGAAGATCAATAATTCTGCGGGCGCACCTGTCAAGGTCAGTCCCGAAACCATCTCCCTTCTTGATACAGCTTTATATTATGCCAAACTTACAGATGGGGCTTTTAACCCGGCTCTTTATAGTGTTATCTCATTGTGGGATTTTACATCTGATGATGAAAAAGATCACGTAGTACCAGGCGATGCAGACATTCAGAAAGCTTTAGAACACACTGATTATAATACTATCGTTGTCGATAAGGATAACTCTATCGTAACGCTTACAGATCCTGATGTTAAGATAGAACTAGGCGCTATTGCCAAAGGCTTTATAGCTGATAAGTTAAAAGAATATCTGGTTCAACAAGGAGTGCGATCTGCCATTATAAATCTAGGTGGCAATGCTCTTCTTGTTGGTTCAAAGCCCGATAACACCTCTTTTACAGTAGGAGTAGAAAAGCCTTTTGGTAATGCAGGCGACTACGTGACTACAGTATCTACTGTAGATAAATCTGTTGTTACTTCAGGCGTCTATGAACGCTACTTCAAAATAGACGATACTATCTATCACCATATATTAGACCCCAAAACCGGCTATCCTGTTAATAATGGCCTTTACAGCGTCACAATACTATCAAGCAATTCGGTAGACGGTGACGCTCTCTCTACAGCCTGCTTCGTACTGGGCCCTTCAAAGGGCATGGAACTAATAGAATCGTTAGACAGCGTAGAAGCAGCCTTTGTATACAGCGACTATTCTATAACCTACAGCTCCGGATTAACTAAATGA
- a CDS encoding HD domain-containing protein, whose product MRFVKIDNMKAGMRLARPVYSKNGILLYDRNSKINESGIASIKNFGLMGMFILEPAEPVPPMTQADIDFERFQTMNVYAIKQELELIVSKETLSKTQFIVADIIQNYGHLDSKINFSQDLRTKEDHIFRHTLSVAMLCAMIANKLNTSPIDQMKVVTAAVIHELGKILFISDNPSFSGESSDIPEDYMTKGFNLIESLYTDSPDIKRICVQAHGSKQKPNPNAVLGAKILLVANAYDRMTAMQNAGEPASEVTAIRTLLHENVYDKKIVDALIDSVNILSCGITVELNNHEKALVLAENKDDIFRPTILTFKDNTILDLADWHNRDIEITDVQKTMDNRYVFDVAAITSCGLSTDFEVEIPDFVEAPHILE is encoded by the coding sequence ATGCGTTTTGTAAAAATAGATAATATGAAAGCAGGCATGCGTCTGGCGAGGCCTGTATACTCCAAAAACGGAATACTTCTATACGATCGTAATTCCAAAATCAATGAATCCGGGATTGCCAGCATTAAAAATTTCGGTCTTATGGGCATGTTTATTCTAGAGCCTGCCGAACCAGTTCCTCCCATGACTCAAGCTGATATAGACTTCGAAAGATTCCAGACTATGAATGTTTATGCCATTAAGCAGGAGCTTGAACTTATAGTATCTAAAGAGACTTTGTCCAAAACTCAGTTCATAGTTGCAGATATAATCCAGAATTACGGTCATCTTGATAGCAAGATTAATTTCAGTCAGGATCTTAGAACCAAAGAAGATCATATATTCAGGCATACTCTTAGCGTTGCTATGCTGTGTGCCATGATAGCCAATAAGCTAAACACCTCTCCCATAGACCAGATGAAAGTTGTAACAGCTGCTGTCATACACGAGCTTGGCAAGATCCTGTTCATTTCGGACAATCCTTCTTTTTCCGGTGAAAGTTCTGATATCCCGGAAGATTATATGACCAAGGGATTTAATCTTATCGAATCTCTATACACAGATAGTCCCGATATCAAGCGTATATGCGTTCAGGCTCATGGAAGTAAACAAAAACCCAATCCAAATGCAGTCCTTGGTGCAAAGATTCTGCTTGTAGCCAACGCCTACGACAGGATGACAGCTATGCAAAATGCAGGCGAACCTGCTTCAGAAGTAACAGCCATCCGCACACTTCTTCATGAGAATGTATATGACAAAAAGATCGTTGATGCCCTTATAGACAGTGTCAACATTCTCTCCTGTGGTATAACAGTTGAACTTAATAACCATGAGAAAGCATTGGTTCTTGCAGAAAATAAAGATGATATATTCAGACCAACAATTCTGACTTTTAAGGATAACACCATTCTGGATCTTGCCGACTGGCATAACAGGGATATAGAGATAACAGATGTCCAGAAGACTATGGACAACAGATACGTATTCGATGTTGCTGCTATAACAAGTTGCGGTCTAAGCACAGACTTCGAAGTAGAGATCCCGGACTTTGTAGAGGCACCTCATATTTTGGAGTGA
- a CDS encoding RnfABCDGE type electron transport complex subunit B: MLNGILIAVAVVAGCGILIGLILGYANIKLHVDVDEKEAAVLDVLPGNNCGGCGYPGCSGCAAAIAKGEAPVNQCPVGGAPVAALISEIMGVDAGETEREVAYVHCGGDCELSTRQYEYSGAMDCRVINQLPGSGPKTCTFGCLGGGSCVSVCQFDAIHIVNGVAVVDKDSCKACGKCIEICPRGLIDLIPYSATESVRCKSQDPGQKVNKYCKVGCISCHICEKNCPVGAITVENNLARIDQSKCTHCGLCASKCPKKAIEKIG, from the coding sequence ATGTTAAATGGAATATTGATCGCGGTGGCTGTTGTTGCGGGCTGCGGAATCCTGATAGGTCTGATTCTCGGCTATGCCAACATCAAGCTTCACGTAGATGTAGATGAAAAAGAAGCAGCTGTCCTTGACGTTCTACCAGGCAACAACTGCGGCGGCTGCGGATATCCCGGATGTTCGGGATGTGCTGCTGCTATAGCTAAGGGCGAAGCTCCGGTTAATCAGTGTCCGGTAGGTGGCGCTCCTGTAGCAGCTCTTATATCCGAAATCATGGGAGTAGATGCAGGCGAGACAGAAAGGGAAGTTGCTTACGTACACTGCGGAGGCGACTGCGAGCTATCTACAAGGCAGTATGAATATTCAGGTGCCATGGATTGCCGCGTTATCAACCAGCTTCCCGGAAGCGGTCCTAAGACATGTACTTTTGGCTGTCTTGGCGGCGGCTCCTGCGTATCTGTATGTCAGTTTGATGCTATACATATAGTCAATGGAGTGGCAGTAGTAGACAAGGATAGCTGTAAAGCATGCGGCAAGTGCATAGAAATATGTCCAAGAGGCCTTATAGATCTGATTCCTTACAGCGCTACAGAATCTGTAAGATGTAAGTCTCAGGATCCGGGTCAGAAAGTCAATAAATATTGTAAGGTTGGATGTATCTCATGTCATATATGTGAAAAGAACTGTCCGGTAGGCGCTATCACAGTTGAAAATAACCTTGCTCGTATAGATCAGTCCAAGTGTACTCATTGCGGACTTTGCGCATCCAAGTGTCCGAAGAAAGCAATCGAGAAGATCGGATAA
- a CDS encoding electron transport complex protein RnfA — translation MNVVSQLIGILIMSSLINNVVLSQFLGLCPFLGVSKKVSSAAGMGGAIIFVITLASAVCGLLYKFILVPLDLVYLNTIVFILIIAMLVQFVEMFLKKFVKPLYEALGVYLPLITTNCAVLGVALLNVTNEYNIIEGIVNGFATAVGFTISITILAGLREKMEYNDIPESWKGTPIVVITAGLMAIAFTGFSVLR, via the coding sequence ATGAATGTAGTAAGTCAGCTTATAGGCATACTGATCATGTCCTCCCTGATCAATAACGTAGTATTATCACAGTTCCTTGGACTGTGTCCTTTCCTTGGCGTATCCAAGAAGGTTTCAAGTGCTGCCGGAATGGGCGGAGCTATCATATTTGTAATAACACTTGCATCTGCAGTGTGCGGACTTTTGTATAAGTTCATACTGGTTCCTCTGGATCTGGTATATCTTAATACTATAGTTTTCATACTTATAATAGCGATGCTGGTTCAGTTTGTTGAGATGTTCCTTAAGAAATTCGTTAAGCCTTTGTATGAGGCACTTGGCGTATATCTTCCACTTATCACAACTAACTGTGCTGTTCTTGGTGTTGCACTTCTTAACGTAACTAATGAGTACAATATCATCGAGGGTATAGTGAATGGATTTGCAACAGCAGTCGGCTTTACTATTTCCATTACGATTCTGGCAGGACTTCGTGAGAAGATGGAATACAATGATATTCCTGAATCATGGAAGGGAACACCGATTGTAGTTATTACGGCAGGACTTATGGCAATTGCATTCACAGGATTCTCAGTGCTTCGCTGA
- the rsxE gene encoding electron transport complex subunit RsxE, which translates to MSEKRKGALGLPADTPLERFLNGIVVENPTTVLVLGMCPTLAVTTSAINGLSMGLATTFVLALSNLVISLLRKVIPDTVRIPSFIVVIASFVTLVDLLMQAYLPALNEALGVYIPLIVVNCIIFGRAESYASKHGAVPALFDGLGMGLGFTCSITIIGLVRELIGAGTAFGIQLLGEGTVVPGPVGTFFGMYTPISIFVLQAGAFLVLGTLMATMNRINRKRAEKGKDVSKYKSGGCMNVDMEIPSKKDDKKEASKEESKAEDNKEDKKEEDDK; encoded by the coding sequence ATGAGTGAAAAAAGAAAAGGCGCTCTCGGGCTTCCTGCAGACACACCGCTTGAGAGATTTTTAAATGGTATAGTTGTAGAAAATCCTACGACAGTTCTTGTACTTGGTATGTGTCCTACACTTGCCGTTACAACATCTGCCATCAATGGTCTGTCAATGGGTCTTGCAACTACTTTCGTTCTGGCTCTTTCTAATCTGGTAATATCACTGCTTAGAAAAGTCATTCCGGATACAGTTAGAATTCCATCATTTATTGTAGTCATCGCTTCGTTTGTTACACTGGTAGACCTTTTGATGCAGGCATATCTTCCTGCTCTCAACGAAGCACTTGGCGTATATATCCCGCTTATCGTTGTTAACTGTATCATCTTCGGACGTGCAGAGTCATATGCCAGCAAACACGGCGCTGTACCGGCTCTTTTTGACGGACTTGGAATGGGACTTGGTTTCACATGTTCTATCACCATCATAGGTCTTGTACGTGAGCTTATCGGCGCAGGAACAGCTTTTGGTATTCAGCTCCTTGGCGAAGGAACAGTTGTTCCCGGACCTGTTGGTACATTCTTTGGAATGTATACTCCGATCAGTATCTTCGTACTTCAGGCAGGCGCATTCCTGGTACTTGGAACTCTTATGGCTACCATGAACAGGATCAACAGAAAGCGTGCCGAGAAGGGCAAGGATGTGTCCAAGTATAAAAGCGGCGGATGCATGAATGTAGATATGGAGATTCCTTCCAAGAAGGATGACAAGAAAGAAGCTTCTAAAGAAGAGTCTAAAGCAGAAGACAATAAAGAAGATAAAAAGGAGGAAGATGACAAATGA
- a CDS encoding FMN-binding protein — translation MSNEQTADLKKNETGEMIKNALILFVITLIAGVLLGLVYQITKEPIAYQNALKVEKANKAVFASASSFGQDNIVDSSKASEVLGTSADYSGVTIESVIEAYDGSGNVIGYIVQITSKGYNDDIEFSMGITTDGVLNGISLISISETPGLGMNAEKVLVPQYSVDGGIDATVTYSVVKDGTGKSSLNDTSIEAISGATITSKAVTNGVNAGLLYYTNVLEGGQ, via the coding sequence ATGAGTAATGAACAGACAGCCGATCTTAAGAAAAATGAGACCGGTGAAATGATCAAAAATGCCCTTATCCTCTTCGTGATCACACTCATTGCAGGAGTCTTATTAGGGCTTGTATATCAGATCACCAAGGAACCTATCGCTTACCAGAATGCTCTTAAGGTTGAGAAGGCCAATAAGGCAGTATTTGCAAGCGCAAGTTCTTTTGGACAGGACAATATCGTTGATAGCTCAAAGGCTAGTGAAGTCTTAGGTACATCAGCAGATTATTCAGGTGTTACGATTGAATCCGTCATAGAGGCTTATGATGGAAGCGGCAATGTTATTGGATATATCGTTCAGATAACATCCAAGGGATATAACGATGATATCGAGTTCTCTATGGGTATTACAACAGATGGAGTACTCAATGGAATCTCTCTTATATCCATCAGCGAGACTCCTGGTCTTGGTATGAATGCTGAGAAGGTATTGGTTCCTCAGTATTCTGTTGACGGCGGAATCGATGCAACAGTAACATATTCGGTTGTTAAGGACGGAACAGGCAAGTCAAGTCTTAATGACACCTCCATCGAAGCTATATCAGGTGCCACTATCACTTCCAAAGCAGTTACCAATGGTGTAAATGCCGGCCTTCTGTACTATACAAACGTTCTGGAAGGAGGTCAGTAA
- a CDS encoding RnfABCDGE type electron transport complex subunit D: MSEFRNVSSNPHVRSGSTTTNIMLWVIIGLCIPAAFGVFNFGLYALVLILLSIATTVITEYVYEKLMHKPNTIGDLSAVVTGLLIGLNIPSTAPFWLPIIGGIFAIVVVKELFGGLGQNFMNPALGARCFLVISFPRLMTDFVTDTYTGATPLAALKAGEEVDVMKMIEGFTGGVIGETSMIAIVIGACVLIMAGVIDLRIPGSYIVSFAIFVMIFGGRGWNPAYLSAQLAGGGLMLGAFFMATDYVTSPITNVGKYIYGIVLGLLTGIFRIFGSGAEGVSYAIIIGNLLVPLIERWTLPRAFGIPKKSRKKEAKA, encoded by the coding sequence ATGAGCGAATTTAGAAATGTGTCGTCCAATCCGCATGTCAGGAGTGGCTCTACGACCACCAATATTATGCTTTGGGTGATCATAGGACTATGTATTCCGGCTGCGTTTGGCGTATTTAACTTTGGCCTGTATGCACTTGTTCTCATATTATTATCTATAGCTACAACAGTTATCACTGAGTATGTATATGAGAAACTTATGCACAAGCCTAACACTATAGGAGACCTTTCTGCAGTTGTAACCGGTCTTCTTATAGGTCTTAACATTCCAAGTACAGCTCCTTTCTGGCTTCCTATAATCGGCGGTATCTTCGCCATTGTAGTAGTCAAAGAGCTCTTTGGAGGACTTGGACAGAACTTTATGAACCCGGCTCTGGGTGCAAGATGTTTTCTCGTAATATCTTTTCCCAGACTTATGACAGATTTCGTTACAGATACTTATACAGGTGCAACACCTCTTGCAGCTCTTAAGGCAGGCGAGGAAGTTGACGTAATGAAGATGATCGAAGGTTTCACAGGCGGTGTTATCGGTGAGACTTCTATGATCGCAATCGTAATAGGTGCTTGTGTACTTATCATGGCAGGCGTCATCGATCTTAGAATTCCCGGATCATACATCGTTTCTTTTGCTATCTTCGTAATGATCTTCGGCGGACGTGGATGGAATCCTGCATACCTTTCTGCACAGCTTGCAGGTGGCGGACTTATGCTTGGAGCTTTCTTCATGGCTACCGACTATGTAACGAGTCCTATCACTAATGTGGGAAAATATATTTATGGTATAGTTCTGGGACTTCTTACCGGAATATTCCGTATCTTTGGATCAGGTGCAGAGGGCGTATCCTATGCTATCATCATTGGAAATCTCTTGGTTCCGCTTATCGAGAGATGGACACTTCCAAGAGCTTTCGGTATTCCGAAAAAATCACGCAAGAAGGAGGCAAAAGCATGA